In a genomic window of Thiohalomonas denitrificans:
- a CDS encoding ATP-grasp domain-containing protein: protein MVKNIFIVGLDDFHRKLLKTIRNSEQYRFHGLLDYEQVVLPAHYPIDDMIAAGKEQLDRFDGRVDAIIGHWDFPTTTLLPVFREHCGLDGPSLGGVLIAEHKYWSRLRERQVVPDCTPRFEAVDPFADDAAERIGLEFPFWLKPVIAFSSVLAFYISSHADLEFALARTRERIGGFGEPFGRLLSMAHMPADIPVEIDGYHCIAEQPIGGEQCTAEGYIQKGVPHVYGIVDSFREPNLSSFSRYQLPSRLPQEVQRRIIDYTKRLVPNLDIDNTPFNVEYFWDTTTDRLWLLELNTRISKSHSPMFVDITGASNHEVAVEVALGIEPQYPRREGCCATAAKFMLRHFHDALVTRVPTERELEELEEAFPGTSIEIAVKQGTRLSEMPGQEPYSYEVAVVFMGAPDTRTLLQEYEQLKARLPLEFHDSVASA from the coding sequence ATGGTGAAAAACATCTTCATTGTCGGGCTGGACGACTTTCACCGTAAGCTGCTGAAAACGATACGCAACAGCGAGCAGTATCGGTTCCACGGACTGCTGGATTACGAGCAGGTCGTGCTTCCGGCCCACTACCCCATCGACGACATGATCGCGGCCGGGAAAGAGCAGCTGGATCGGTTCGATGGCCGGGTCGATGCCATCATCGGCCACTGGGACTTTCCCACCACCACGCTGCTGCCGGTCTTTCGCGAGCATTGCGGCCTCGATGGACCCTCTCTGGGTGGTGTCCTCATTGCCGAGCACAAGTACTGGAGCCGTCTGCGGGAACGGCAGGTCGTGCCGGACTGTACGCCGCGATTCGAGGCGGTCGATCCGTTCGCCGATGATGCCGCGGAGCGCATCGGTCTGGAATTCCCCTTCTGGCTCAAGCCGGTTATCGCCTTCAGTTCGGTACTGGCATTTTATATCTCCAGCCATGCAGACCTTGAATTTGCCCTTGCCCGCACCCGGGAACGGATCGGCGGGTTCGGCGAGCCCTTCGGCAGATTGCTGTCGATGGCGCATATGCCGGCTGATATCCCCGTCGAAATCGACGGCTATCATTGCATCGCCGAGCAGCCCATCGGAGGGGAGCAGTGCACCGCGGAGGGCTACATCCAGAAGGGAGTGCCCCACGTCTACGGTATCGTCGACTCTTTTCGCGAGCCCAATCTTTCGTCCTTCTCTCGCTACCAGCTGCCATCCAGACTGCCGCAGGAGGTGCAGAGACGTATTATCGATTACACCAAACGGTTAGTGCCGAATCTCGACATCGACAATACCCCGTTCAACGTCGAGTACTTCTGGGACACGACAACGGATCGTCTCTGGTTGCTGGAACTCAACACCCGTATCTCCAAGTCCCATTCACCGATGTTCGTCGACATCACCGGCGCGTCGAACCACGAGGTGGCCGTGGAGGTGGCGCTGGGCATCGAGCCTCAGTACCCGCGCCGCGAAGGCTGCTGCGCGACGGCGGCGAAGTTCATGCTTCGCCATTTCCACGACGCGCTGGTTACCCGGGTGCCCACCGAAAGGGAGCTGGAAGAGCTGGAGGAGGCGTTTCCGGGGACCAGCATCGAGATCGCTGTAAAACAGGGAACGCGATTGTCGGAGATGCCGGGTCAGGAGCCTTACAGCTACGAAGTGGCGGTGGTTTTCATGGGAGCCCCGGATACCAGGACGCTGTTGCAGGAGTATGAGCAGCTCAAGGCCCGGCTACCCCTGGAGTTCCACGACAGCGTCGCAAGCGCGTAA
- a CDS encoding sensor histidine kinase, giving the protein MPFLGMLWCKVSSSGAGEVDGLSEDRIRALEREVLDLREALDASREREQRYRSVFDSMIEGFGLAEILLDDQGRPCDYRFLEVNEAFGQLVGVPPKVANGKTVRELIPSIEAYWIETYGKVVRTGEPVRFENYAVALDKWFEVTAYRTGPGRFAHLFVDVTKRKQAEQASRENEQRLRLVTDSLPVLISYLDAGERYQFNNAAYGKWFGLAPEEVKGRTLKEVVGERAYETLKPYVQKVLAGDTVRFDMVVPYRRGGTHEIEAVYVPHIGTSGEVLGFYALVQDVSELSKHKKEKAALRVSEERLALAQKVAGIGSFDWEVPEGQVVWTEGLERLYGLEPGEYRGTYEDWLRRIHPDDQAAAEDSVRRALEQRQEWRTEFRILRKDGAVRWVYALGSPIFDESRQLVRFLGINLDISEHKQAEEALRRANAELQQFAHVTSHDLRAPLRAVSNLSKSLEEDLGPRLSDENRYHLHLIRKRSQAMEAFIRALLAYAEAGGQTVQVETVDSKQLIASVLATYEKPREFQVHIDEGMPRLITDPVKLQQVFANLIGNAIKYHDRPDGRVHVSVRELDEQYEFSVADDGPGIPPEYQERIFRMFERAPGRTECEGSGIGLAVVKKLVESVGGDIELQSEPGRGSTVRFTWPKVIELESD; this is encoded by the coding sequence ATGCCCTTTTTGGGTATGCTGTGGTGCAAGGTATCCAGTTCGGGAGCCGGTGAGGTGGATGGGTTGAGTGAAGACCGAATACGGGCACTGGAGCGCGAGGTGCTGGATCTGCGGGAGGCTCTGGACGCGTCGCGTGAACGGGAGCAGCGTTACCGCAGCGTATTCGACTCGATGATAGAGGGCTTCGGCCTGGCCGAGATTCTGCTCGATGACCAGGGCCGTCCTTGTGATTATCGCTTTCTGGAGGTGAACGAGGCCTTCGGGCAGCTGGTCGGCGTGCCTCCAAAGGTCGCCAACGGCAAGACCGTGCGTGAGTTGATCCCGAGTATTGAAGCGTACTGGATAGAGACCTACGGGAAAGTGGTCCGGACCGGTGAGCCTGTACGCTTTGAGAACTATGCCGTGGCACTGGATAAGTGGTTCGAGGTGACGGCGTATCGAACCGGTCCCGGGCGCTTCGCCCACCTGTTTGTCGATGTGACGAAACGCAAGCAGGCGGAGCAGGCATCGAGGGAGAACGAGCAGCGGCTTCGGTTGGTCACCGACAGCCTGCCGGTGCTGATCTCTTACCTTGATGCCGGGGAACGTTACCAATTCAACAATGCGGCCTATGGAAAATGGTTTGGTCTGGCGCCGGAAGAGGTGAAGGGCCGCACTTTGAAGGAGGTTGTTGGCGAGCGGGCTTACGAGACCCTCAAACCCTATGTACAAAAAGTGCTTGCGGGGGATACGGTGCGCTTTGATATGGTCGTGCCGTACCGACGGGGAGGGACGCACGAGATCGAGGCAGTTTACGTGCCACACATCGGCACCAGTGGTGAAGTGCTGGGCTTCTATGCCCTGGTGCAAGACGTGAGTGAACTGAGTAAACACAAAAAGGAAAAGGCGGCACTGAGAGTCAGCGAGGAACGGCTGGCCCTGGCCCAAAAGGTGGCGGGTATCGGTTCTTTTGACTGGGAGGTGCCGGAAGGGCAGGTGGTGTGGACTGAAGGGCTGGAGCGCTTGTACGGCCTGGAGCCGGGAGAGTACCGAGGCACCTATGAAGACTGGCTCAGGCGGATCCACCCGGATGATCAGGCCGCAGCAGAAGACTCCGTAAGGAGGGCTCTCGAGCAGCGCCAGGAGTGGCGTACCGAATTCCGAATCCTCCGCAAGGATGGCGCCGTCCGTTGGGTCTACGCCCTCGGCAGCCCGATCTTCGATGAGTCACGACAGCTGGTTCGGTTTCTTGGTATCAACCTGGATATCTCCGAGCACAAACAGGCCGAAGAAGCCTTGCGCCGGGCCAATGCGGAGCTGCAACAATTCGCCCACGTGACTTCTCATGACCTGAGAGCACCTTTGCGAGCTGTCTCAAATCTTTCGAAGTCGCTTGAGGAAGACCTCGGCCCCCGGCTCTCGGACGAAAACCGCTATCACCTGCATTTGATCCGTAAGCGTAGCCAGGCAATGGAAGCCTTTATCCGGGCGCTCCTGGCCTATGCCGAAGCTGGTGGGCAGACCGTTCAGGTAGAGACCGTCGACAGCAAACAGTTGATAGCATCTGTTCTGGCAACCTACGAGAAACCTCGGGAGTTCCAGGTTCACATTGACGAAGGCATGCCCCGTCTGATCACCGATCCAGTCAAGCTGCAACAAGTGTTTGCCAACCTGATTGGCAACGCCATCAAATATCACGACCGGCCCGATGGCAGGGTTCACGTGTCTGTCCGCGAGCTGGACGAACAGTATGAATTTTCCGTAGCCGATGATGGGCCCGGTATTCCGCCCGAGTACCAGGAGCGTATCTTTCGGATGTTCGAGCGAGCTCCCGGACGTACAGAGTGCGAAGGATCGGGTATTGGCCTAGCGGTGGTGAAAAAGCTTGTCGAGAGCGTCGGTGGAGATATCGAACTCCAGTCGGAGCCCGGCAGGGGTTCGACCGTTCGATTCACATGGCCAAAGGTGATTGAGCTGGAGAGCGATTGA
- a CDS encoding phospholipase D-like domain-containing protein yields MTFINFILFAAVIIITFAAARQALFFKREPRSALAWVVFILALPPFGALVFYLFGVNRVRTRARALKPATHTAGAEQPVGTDPLDRLGHAVTGHPRRAGNGVEALFDGESAFPAMLADIEGARQRILLSTYIFDADEAGTAFIDALSSAVARGVDVRVMIDGIGELYSLPRRAVPRLRAVGVRAERFLPPRLWPPRFRINLRNHRKLLIVDDRIAFTGGMNISERHCSAGPRRGRVHDIQFRLKGPVVRDLTEAFAEDWRVVTGEVITPAILPTETGQVTCRMVLDGPNEDLDRLPLMLVGAIGIACERIAIMTPYFLPPRELIVALQAAALRGVRVDLILPAKNNLPYVDWAMRNMLWELLERDIGVHYQPGSFVHSKLFLVDSDYAQIGSANLDSRSLRLNFELVVEVLDEECIGGLYEHFDTALARSQRLTLADVDGRPWPIRLRDGLAWLFTPYL; encoded by the coding sequence ATGACATTCATCAACTTTATCCTGTTCGCGGCGGTTATCATCATTACCTTCGCGGCGGCCCGTCAAGCCCTGTTCTTCAAGCGCGAGCCGCGCTCAGCGCTGGCCTGGGTGGTGTTCATCCTCGCGCTGCCGCCGTTCGGCGCACTGGTCTTTTATCTCTTCGGCGTGAACCGGGTGCGCACCCGTGCGCGGGCTTTGAAACCTGCCACCCACACTGCGGGTGCCGAGCAGCCGGTGGGCACCGATCCACTCGACCGTCTCGGTCATGCCGTTACCGGCCACCCGCGCCGCGCCGGCAACGGCGTGGAGGCGCTTTTTGACGGAGAGAGTGCTTTTCCCGCCATGCTGGCGGACATCGAGGGGGCACGACAGCGCATCCTTCTGAGCACCTATATCTTCGATGCGGATGAGGCCGGCACCGCCTTTATCGATGCGCTTTCATCCGCAGTGGCGCGAGGCGTCGACGTGCGCGTGATGATCGACGGCATCGGGGAGCTTTACTCCCTGCCACGCCGAGCGGTGCCGCGTCTGCGTGCTGTTGGCGTACGGGCCGAACGCTTTCTGCCGCCCCGCCTGTGGCCACCCCGATTCCGCATCAACCTGCGTAACCACCGCAAACTGCTGATTGTCGACGACCGAATCGCCTTCACAGGGGGCATGAATATTTCCGAGCGTCACTGCAGTGCCGGGCCCAGGCGAGGCCGTGTGCATGATATTCAGTTCCGCCTCAAAGGTCCCGTGGTACGCGACCTCACGGAGGCTTTCGCCGAAGATTGGCGCGTCGTAACCGGCGAGGTGATCACGCCGGCTATACTCCCGACCGAGACCGGGCAAGTGACCTGCCGCATGGTACTCGACGGTCCCAATGAAGATCTCGACCGTCTTCCTCTGATGTTGGTGGGTGCCATCGGTATTGCGTGCGAGCGAATTGCCATCATGACGCCGTACTTCCTCCCACCCCGCGAACTCATCGTCGCCTTGCAGGCCGCTGCCTTGCGTGGCGTACGCGTCGACCTCATCCTGCCCGCCAAGAACAACCTGCCCTACGTGGACTGGGCCATGCGCAATATGCTGTGGGAACTGTTGGAACGGGATATCGGCGTGCACTACCAGCCCGGATCATTCGTTCACAGCAAGCTCTTCCTGGTAGACAGCGACTATGCCCAGATCGGTTCGGCCAACCTGGACTCCCGCAGCCTGCGCCTCAATTTCGAGCTCGTCGTAGAGGTACTGGACGAGGAGTGCATCGGCGGGCTGTACGAGCACTTCGATACCGCATTGGCACGCTCACAACGACTGACCCTGGCCGACGTGGACGGGCGTCCGTGGCCGATACGGTTGCGGGATGGATTGGCGTGGCTATTCACCCCTTATCTGTGA
- a CDS encoding MBL fold metallo-hydrolase, producing MKTIRFVQSLFVLSVISLVGAGVAAENGDALWLQEVDEHVYAIVGPYGNRTPENLGNNATFGFVVTEAGVVLIDSGGSYQGAAAIDTFIQQVTDQPVKVVVNTGGQDHRWLGNGYFKERGAHIIASEAAVEDQRSRLQDQRFMLSNLVGEKGMAGTEPVYADEVFADKTDFTLGGTAFELQHVGPAHTPGDSLVWLPAQRVVFTGDVVYVGRLLGVMSHSSSRNWIDAFGSVAELKPRAVVPGHGPVTDLSRARADTLEYLVFLRQTVGSFMEAGGSITEIGTLDQSRFTYLEDYEALKGRNAQQVYQEMEWE from the coding sequence TTGAAAACTATTCGGTTCGTTCAATCCCTTTTTGTCCTATCGGTGATATCGCTGGTCGGTGCGGGCGTCGCTGCGGAAAACGGCGACGCATTGTGGTTGCAGGAGGTCGATGAGCATGTCTATGCAATAGTCGGTCCTTACGGCAATCGCACGCCGGAAAACCTTGGCAACAATGCCACTTTTGGTTTCGTGGTGACGGAAGCCGGCGTGGTGCTTATCGACTCCGGCGGCAGTTACCAAGGTGCCGCGGCTATCGATACATTTATTCAACAGGTCACCGACCAGCCGGTAAAGGTGGTGGTCAACACCGGCGGACAGGATCATCGCTGGCTCGGTAACGGCTACTTCAAGGAGCGCGGCGCACATATCATCGCCAGCGAGGCGGCGGTGGAGGACCAGCGTAGTCGCCTGCAAGACCAGAGATTCATGCTGAGTAATCTGGTAGGTGAGAAGGGAATGGCCGGAACAGAACCCGTCTATGCGGATGAGGTTTTCGCCGACAAAACCGACTTCACTCTGGGTGGCACTGCTTTCGAACTTCAGCATGTCGGCCCGGCCCATACCCCGGGTGACAGCCTTGTCTGGCTGCCGGCACAGCGCGTGGTTTTCACCGGCGACGTGGTCTATGTCGGGCGACTACTCGGAGTGATGTCCCACTCCAGCAGCCGCAACTGGATCGACGCTTTCGGAAGCGTAGCTGAACTGAAACCGAGGGCAGTGGTTCCGGGACACGGTCCGGTAACCGATCTCAGCCGAGCCAGGGCGGACACCCTGGAATACCTGGTGTTTCTGCGACAAACGGTGGGTTCTTTCATGGAAGCCGGCGGCAGCATCACGGAGATTGGTACGCTGGATCAATCACGCTTCACTTATCTTGAGGATTACGAAGCCCTCAAGGGCCGCAACGCCCAGCAGGTATACCAGGAGATGGAGTGGGAGTGA